From one Plasmodium malariae genome assembly, chromosome: 12 genomic stretch:
- the PmUG01_12060300 gene encoding mitochondrial ribosomal protein L28 precursor, putative, producing the protein MPKNLNLFGKYLRRLGKSHKKGFKKKQVIHPIPVKAYGRVPSAASQTGLYHDEDYNYYTKVSYSLKKTRIKVKPNVFKKHIVSNILNTIIPNVRITTSALHAMDDAGGFDNYILKTPPEELRSNFGEKLRNVMYFYLSHPDVKLFSLPWKVFMNKYQQSDYYYAVYQHLRKKRIYELYQKKESGKYSPYYLPDDKCLHPQRQEFPLNTQIQNLNLWYNKNKILKKAFIQKLKEAKSFDQAYTDHHFLDSYRKGRGRGGGGKHGRTPRKRSKTYKYFEIRPY; encoded by the coding sequence ATGCccaaaaatttaaatttatttggaaaatatttaagaagACTTGGGAAAAGTCATAAAAAaggttttaaaaaaaaacaagtaaTTCATCCTATTCCTGTTAAGGCATATGGTAGAGTACCATCAGCAGCTTCACAAACAGGATTATATCACGATGaagattataattattatactaAAGTATCTtactctttaaaaaaaacaagaataaaagtaaaaccAAATGTATTTAAGAAGCATATTgttagtaatattttaaatacaataatacCAAATGTTCGTATTACAACTAGCGCATTACATGCTATGGATGATGCAGGAGGGTttgataattatatattaaaaacacCTCCAGAAGAACTTCGATCAAATTTTGGGGAGAAGCTACGAAAtgttatgtatttttatttgtccCATCCAGatgttaaattattttccttgCCTTGGAAagtttttatgaataaatatcaACAGAgtgattattattatgcaGTATATCAacatttaagaaaaaaaagaatatatgaaCTTTATCAAAAGAAAGAATCAGGTAAATACTCCCCTTACTATTTACCTGATGATAAATGTCTGCATCCACAGAGGCAAGAATTCCCCTTAAATACAcaaattcaaaatttaaatttatggtataacaaaaataaaatactaaaaaaggcttttattcaaaaattaaaagaagcaAAATCATTTGATCAAGCTTACACAGATCATCACTTTTTGGATAGCTACAGAAAAGGTAGAGGAAGGGGAGGTGGTGGAAAACATGGAAGAACACCAAGAAAGAGATCAAAAACGTATAAATACTTTGAAATTAGGCcttattag